In Raphanus sativus cultivar WK10039 unplaced genomic scaffold, ASM80110v3 Scaffold0463, whole genome shotgun sequence, a genomic segment contains:
- the LOC130502238 gene encoding uncharacterized protein LOC130502238, whose product MEEEIVETLCMFERFFPPSFFDIMVHLVVHLGREARLCGPVHFRWMYPFERFMKVLKDFVRNLARPEGCIAEAYLAEECVRFCSQFLKKTTGYEEKPDRNAEYESSSILEGRPISAGTCCVLSEKDMSIVHLAVIQNMTIVEPYVDMHLQHLQDTNEKCRRDATILWRMHSQKFASWLKEQIPISSDHHDETLKWLAYGPRVSSRSYTGYIVNGLRFHTISVDRQSQNSGVLYEATAMCRSSAKDTSQMVDLVTYYGRVLEILLIDYNTFYIPVFRCQWANIGNGVKVEDGFTLVNLNQSQMAYARDPYILASQAKQVFYSRVDESSSWYVAMRGPTRRYREEDAEDGHLDVGPMPAVVAMDVDDLVDESRNARADCEGIYV is encoded by the exons ATGGAGGAGGAAATTGTGGAAACACTCTGCATGTTTGAGCGTTTTTTTCCTCCAAGTTTCTTTGATATAATGGTGCATTTGGTAGTTCATCTAGGCAGGGAAGCTCGGTTATGTGGACCAGTTCATTTCCGTTGGATGTACCCATTTGAGAGATTCATGAAGGTGCTGAAAGACTTTGTCAGAAACCTTGCAAGGCCAGAGGGTTGTATTGCTGAAGCGTATCTCGCAGAGGAATGTGTTAGGTTTTGCAGTCAGTTCTTGAAAAAAACAACAGGTTATGAGGAGAAACCTGATAGAAACGCTGAGTATGAGAGTAGCTCTATTCTTGAAGGTCGTCCAATATCTGCTGGCACTTGTTGTGTTCTTTCTGAGAAGGATATGAGCATTGTACATCTTGCTGTGATTCAGAATATGACTATCGTCGAACCTTATGTGGA CATGCATCTACAGCATCTACAAGACACTAATGAAAAATGTAGACGTGATGCAACAATATTATGGAGAATGCATTCACAGAAATTTGCTTCTTGGTTAAAAGAGCAG ATACCTATTAGCTCAGACCATCACGACGAGACACTCAAATGGCTGGCCTACGGACCTCGTGTTAGCTCTAGGTCTTACACTGGTTACATAGTTAATGGTCTGCGGTTCCACACGATTTCAGTTGACAGACAAAGCCAGAACAGTGGTGTTCTATATGAGGCAACAGCTATGTGTAGATCAAGTGCAAAAGATACTTCGCAGATGGTTGACTTGGTAACATACTATGGCAGAGTGTTGGAGATTCTGCTGATCGATTACAATACATTTTACATTCCTGTATTTCGCTGTCAGTGGGCAAATATAGGTAACGGAGTCAAGGTAGAAGATGGCTTCACACTAGTGAACCTCAACCAAAGTCAAATGGCTTATGCTAGAGATCCATACATCCTCGCCTCACAAGCAAAGCAAGTCTTTTACTCAAGAGTAGATGAGTCATCAAGTTGGTATGTAGCTATGAGAGGGCCTACAAGAAGATACCGTGAGGAAGATGCTGAGGATGGACATTTGGATGTTGGTCCAATGCCAGCAGTAGTGGCCATGGATGTTGATGATTTAGTTGATGAATCTAGAAATGCCAGAGCTGACTGTGAAGGAATATATGTTTGA